GCTGACCGACCCGCGGCTCGCCTACATCGGCTTCTTGGGCTACTGTTCCGGCCTACTTGATAACGCGATCCGGCGGAGGCCGGTGATGTCTGCCGGTGAGGGCTACGCGGGCTGGATcggctgggaggcagggggtcGGGGGCTGCTGGCCGGTTCCCCGGTAGGACGCCCAAGTTCTTTCGCTTTTCCGGGCCTTTTCACCTAGCAGGCCCCGCCTCGCCTCCTTGGGACCTTTGCGTCCCGTGAGGCCTTCAGAACCCGGGGGGGGCCAAAGTGGCACTACGGAAACTGAGGTCATTGCAGCCCACTAACCCACAAGTGGGTGTGTGCAAAAATGAGTGTATACTTCGTGCCATGCACTACTGACATTACGTGTAGTGTAGTCTTCGTCCTCAAAATACTTTTGGGGAATGAAGAAACGGCTTTAGAGGGGTTAACCCATCTTGCTCAACGTCTTATGGCCATTAAGTAGCAAGCCTGTTTTTAGACCTCAAGTCTATATTCAAAGTCCGTGCTTCTCAAACCTGCTGTGCATACTAATAatctggggatcttgttaaaatgcggATTTTGATTCAGAAGGTCTGGGAAGAAGCCTGCTGTTAAAAAGCTTCCAGATACAGCTGGTCTGGGGACTTGCTTTGAGTAGGAGAGGATGAACCACTGAGCTGTAATCATTCTATCTGTctgttcatttattatttagtGGTTTAagggagacagagatagcaagagagcaccagagggaaggagagggagaagcaggctctccactcagcagggagcctgtcgtgggcctggatcccacaaccctggggtcatgacctgagccaaaagtagaggcttaaccactgagccacccaggtgcctctgggctGTCTTCTCTAGCAGTGTGTCAGTGGCCTCCTGTCGGAAAATAGCTGCAGTGGTCGCTGTGCTGAGGGCAGTGGATTTCcaaagggaaaagaggaggaaagctTTGGAAGACGTGTCTTTGAACTTAGCTTTATCAGGCAAATACCAGGCGAGAGCCTTCCAGGCCCGTGGGAGGCTAGTGGAAGTAAACAGAGGCAAGGGCCTCTGAGCTGAGAGAAGTTTGATGATAGAGTGTGCAGTGTAGGGTGATAAGGCAGATTTAGGTAGATAATGGCAATTTATTCTCTAGGTAGACAGGAACCTTTTTAGCTTTTGAGAGTTGTTGGGGTTAggaggggggtagagggaggagatACAGAaatcaggcctttttttttttttttttttttttttgagtaggcttcatgccccaatgtggggcttgaattcaccaccctgagatcaagagttgaacgtTCTACCGACTGGTCCAGCTAGGCACCCCCAGgccttgtgttttattttttatttatttatttttagagagagcgacccccaagatcgtgacctgagctgaaatgagcatcagacacttaacccactgagccacccaggcgcccctgttttatttttttaaaagattttatttatccatttgttaaagagagaccgcacaagcagggggagcaacaggcagagggagaagcaggctccccgctaagcaaggaatCCAACACAAGACTCGATACTAGGACCCTTGGATCACCACCccacccaaaggcagatgctttacggactgagccatccaggtgtcccaggcattgtgggttttttgtttgtttgtttttttaagattttatttatttgagagagagagagagaacacaaacatgGGGATCAGCagacggagggagaagcagactccccgctgaccagggagcccaatgtggggcttgatcttggaACTcgaggaccatgacctgagccaaaagcagatgcttaaccacctgaaccacccaggtggccctgggggacttgtattttaaaaggaaggtcaacttggggcacctggatggtttagtCTTTTGAgcaccagctcttgatttctgcccagatcattatctcagggttgtgagattgagcccagcgcccagctccctgctcagtgagaagtctgcttgagattctctctctctctgttgtatCTCCCCTAACTCTGCTctcataccctctctctctctcccccaaataaataaataaatcttgaaaaaaaaggtCGGGGAGAAGGTCAGCTTTGTCAGTGCAAAGCACTGATTGGAGCCAAGGTGCTCAGTTAAGAAGAAAGCTAATACAGTGGTTCAGGCAACCAGAAGTCAGCTCACTTGTGCCTCTTTTTGCCACCTTCCAGCTATAGGTCATGCTTGAAGGCCGGCTCCCAACTCACCAAATACCAGTATTTCCAGTGCTCAAATAGTATGACCCCTCTCCACAGAAAGGAATGATCTTTGTCTATTTCTGTCTTTAGGGAGTTGaagttttctcccttttcatcACCACTCCACATTTCCCCAAGCCTATCGTTGTTGTAATGGAAAGAACTCCATTTTGGAACTAAATGGCTTAACTCCAGTGTCTCCTAtctgtgtcaccttgggcaagttacttggtCAAGCAGTTCAGAGACAAAAAGTATCTTTATCTATAAAGTGAGAATAATTGGAgcgcttgggtggcacagttggttaagcatccgagctcggtttcagctcaggtggtgatctcagggtcgtgagatggagttCCTGtggggcagagtctgcttaagactctccctcttccctccatccccccacccagtgctcgcttgcttgctctctcttgctctcactctctcaaataaataaatctttaaaaaaaataaaaagaataattaatctGCATATTTGTTGTGAGAATTGAGACTCTATAGATAAAATGCCTCATACAAAGAAGGTGCTGGACAAAGTTTCCATTTCTTAGCTGTTGTTATGCAAACAGTTTACCATATAATTGTTCAGCATTTACTAAGctctttctctgtgccaggcaatgtTACATACTGGGTATATGGGGTAAAGAGTACCATCCCTGACCTTGAAGAGCTCTTAGTCGAGTCAGAGAGACAACTAAATAGTCCATAATGGGTGTAGGCATGGCAGAGAATGTGTTTTCATAGAATTAGGTGAGCAGTGAGCACtttgggagcacagaggaggtaCAGATTGAATAGAGACTATTCCAGAGGAAGAGCATAATAGTCAAGAGCACATGATTTTGGGTTTGACACTACTTCCATCCTACTAGCCGTTTGattctgggcaagttacttatctccatgagcttcagtttcctatCTATGAATTCAGTTTCCTATCTATGAAATAAGGATATCTACCTCTGTGTGGCTGTGAAAACTAGATAAAGCCCTTAATCTAGGGCTAGGGGTCAGAGTTCCTGAGTTCCCAGGGTGTCCCTAAGTTGCTTTGGATTGAGGAATTTATTGAAATGGGTCTCAGCAGCATCTATTTACATATACTATGTTTGTCTAATTTAATGATTACCATATAGCagtattcagtaagtatttgttgactaAGTAAGTATCTATAGATTACAAGGAAGTCTAAAACCTGGTCCCAGCCCCCCAGAAATTTATAACCTGACTAGCATATCCACTTAAAAGACAAACTGTGGTACACGTTTATGCATGTAGCTTAACAGGCGTGACAaaggagcagggaaggagaaaaatgcaGTGGATTTTCGAAACTATAGCCATGGAGAGTACCTGACATGCTGTATTTAGTTTTGGAATAttctgtaaatgaaatcatattgtataGATCTTTTTCAAGTTAGCAGAAAATATTAAGTAGAATTTTTTCTTAACCTTTTCCCCCATCTGGAGTTCAAAACCCATGTTGGTACCACTTGCCTGCCTTAAATTTATAGTTAGTTGATATCTAAGTGTAGTCCAccaaattaaatgtatttattgatttctagtttaatatgTCAATAATTTATGGTGTTCTGCAAAGAGCACCATAGTTTCCAAGTTTAGATTCACTtaataaaaaaaggtaaattgaTTGTGGAGGGGTTGTGCATGTGATAGGAGGGAAACCACCactgagaggaagggaagagcttAGGGAAAAGGGGACATGAAAAGAGGCCAAGCATGCCTTTAGGGGTGGGACACTGACATCATTATCTGAAACATTCAGGAAGTCTTCTGTGAGGGATATGGCTAAGCATAGAGTCTAGGTCTTTGTGTAGTCTAGTGGCACACAGTAGAACCCAGCACACTTTGGTTTGCTGAATTGCAGGTGGCCCATTAGGGGAAGAGATGGCTGTTTGGGGTACGGGGGAATGCAAGAGTCTAGGCCCTATCCAGTTACAGATCATagtaatattttgcatttttattgttttacacatttttccaaaatatttttacatgcatTTTCCTTTGGTTTATATAATACTGCTGTGAGAATGATATGGTAAGTATTATCTTTGTTTAAAGGTAGTAaattgacttgcccaaggccatttatccatttattaaaatttattaagtgcTATCTGCGTGCTGGGTCACAAAGATGAATTAAGCATTGGCTTTGCATGGTGGTAGAtggaaatagtttctttttttttttttttttttttaaagattttatttatttatttgtcagagagagagagggagagagagcgagcacaggcagacagaatggcaggcagaggcaggagaagcaggctccctgatgagcaaggagcccgatgtgggactcgatcccaggacgccaggatcatgacctgagccgaaggcagctgcctaaccaactgagccacccaggcgtcccgatggAAATAGTTTCTTTAGCAGTTTACGTATTAATTGGGAGAACTTCACCCTGTTAAGAACATTAAGGAAAGTTCTGGGAAGACTTCTTAGCAGAAGTGATAATCTGAATTGAATCTTGAGGAGGTCTCTGGGCAGAGAAATAACTGGTAGGTGTCATAAAGCATGGAAGTCTGTTTGCATGAGGAATTAAAAGTAGTTCAGCATTGCTGGGGCACAGTGTGCATGCATATCAGGGAATGTCAAATGAATATGGAAGAGTCAGCCCATGAAGGGCCTGGGAGGTCATTTTATAGGAGTTTGGTCCCCTGTTGGGTATAATTGAAGAAGAAGGGGCTGACAAGCTAGGTTTGTATTTTAGTAAAAACTCCTCTAATGACAGGCTGGGATAAGTGTGGAATGGGAAATGAGATGAAAGAGAGCAGTTAGTGTGAGTGAGAGATGAGTTCCCTGAAGTGAGGTGAGGAAATATTTACAAGGACTTGACAGGACTCAGTGACTGAATGAAGGGATGAGGGTGgggaaaagggggtgggggttgtggatTACTGTGTTTATTACCCAGGACTTGACTTTCTGGGTGAATGGTCTTATCATTCTCTGAATTAAGAGGAAGAGGTATGACTAGGAGGGAAGGAAGTTCATTTGGGGGTATTCAGGGGAACATACCTGTCAAACATTTGTATATATCTGTTATTCAGCATGGTTGTTTGAGTTGAACACACTTGCAGGTCACCAGTAGGTGGACAGAAGATAAAACTAcaggaataaatgaattcttcAAAGGAATACTTGTGGGATAAGAAGAGGGCTGGGGATAGAATTCTGGAGCATGGCTAGAAAATCAAACCTGCAGTTAACCTTCTTAAAAAGATGCTTCTATGTATAAAGTTCAGACCTCTGGATCTCCCTTCAGAATTCAAATTTTGGCTTTCCCTAGATCATATGACTTGATCTTCCCAAGTCTCATTAttataggattttatttaaagattttatttatttatttgacagagagcacaagtaagcagagcagcaggcagagggagagagagaagtaggctctctgctaagcaggatgcctgatgtggggctcgatcccaggaccccggaatcatgacctgagccgaaggcagcgcttaaccaactgagtcacccaggtgccccataggaTGGTTTTTTCAATATAGTTTTTGAATAGGTAATTCATAACACATGGTACAAAGTTTAGAAggtaaaaatatattgatatatatttgtaGAGTAGCTGGCTTCTTTGGTAACCagtaaatatgcaaatataaattggtatatgGAGACAAACCAAATTGCTTTTCAAGCATTTGTAAAGGACTTCATCTCTGTCACATCACACCCTGAACATATCCTGGAATACAAGTGAGTTTAGgtcttcaggattttttttttttaagattttatttatttatttgacagaaatcacaagtaggcagagatgcaggcagagagagaaagggaagcagactccctgctgagcagagagcccgatgcaggactcgatcccaggaccctgagatcatgacctgagctgaaagcagtggcttaacccactgagccacccaggcaggcgccCAGGTGTTCAGGATTTTGTAGTAATCCACCTTTTCTCCTGaggaaatttataaaactttGGGTTCCATTAATAGTTATGCTTGTAGATTTAATGTTGCTTTTCATAATTGCCAGATTTCTTTAGGAAGATATATCATGGTCAAGGCTGTTTTTCCAAAAGAACCATGtagaagagctttttttttttttttttttttttttttttttttttttttttaaagaatgatagaagaagggcgcctgggtggctcagtgggttaagccactgccttcgcctcaggtcatgatctcagggtcctgggatcaagccccacatcgggttctctgctcagcagggagcctgcttccctctctctctctctgcctgcctctctgcctacttgtgatctctgtcaaataaataaataaaatctttttaaaaaaaaaaaagaatgatagaagaaataacaataaattgTATGTCTGAACTGCAAAACCGATTTTAAATATACACTGactgatttttgctttctttgggatTTGTTTGAATTTTAGGTTTGCATCGCCAGCTCCTATATGTTACTTCCTTTGTCTTTATTGGATATTATCTTTTAAAACGTCAAGACTATGTGTATGCTGTGAAGGACCATGACATGTTTGCTTATGTAAAATCACATTCAGAGGATTTTCCTGAAAAAGGTATTTCAAGTTAACTGTAGCAaacctctttcattttttcttaatcttttaaaatttttgtttatttatttttaagattttattcatttgtcagagcattaagcagggggagtggcagacagagggagaagcaggctctccgtctAGCAAGGAGTTTGgtagtgggactcaatcccaggactctaggatcatgacctgagccgaaggcagacacctaaccaactgagcaacccaggtgtcccttttttttctttttttttttttaagaattatttatgtatttatttagagagaatgagagagtgagcacaagggTGGGgtaggagagaagcagattccctgctgagcacagagcccaatttggggctctatcccaggacccttagatcatgacctgagccaaaatcaaagaggcttaaccgactgagccacccaggcacccctggttaatctcccccgccccacacacaaagattttatttatttgacagagagatcacaagtatgcagagaggcaggcaggggttgaaggggaagcaggctccatgctgagcagagagcccagtgcagggctcgatcccaggactctaagaccatgacctgagccaaaggcagaggcccaacccactaagcgaCCCAGGCACTCTGCCCCTAGTTAATCTTACACATGCCTGTGGCTTCAGGTACCTTCAGTATTCTTGTGACCCCCACATCTTTGCCTAACTGGAATTCTCTTGAATTTGTATATCCAGTTTCTGGGCAGCTACCTCTGTGTCCATCAGGAAGCAAATAGAATTTATGTCCCCTCTGCCTGTGCAGACTTCCTGTTCTGTGTTCTGCATCGGTGAGTGGCACTCGCTACTCCATCCAGAAGCCTGGGAAGCATCTTCCAGCCTTTCTTTGAATTCTAATTCACCTTCAAGACTTGCtcttctagggcgcctgggtggctcagtgagttaaagcctctgccttcggctcaggtcatgatcccagggtccagggatgagtcccgcatcggctctctgctcagcagggagcctgcttcctcctctctctctgcctgcctctctgcctacttctgatctttctctatcaaataaataaataaaatcttaaaaaaaaaaaaaagacttgctctTCTACTTCCTAAGTATTTTTCAATTCTAaacttctgtttctctcctgttGCCTCTCCCGCAGTTCATGTCCTGATAATCTTTTGCTTGGACTATTGTACTTGCCTTCATCTCATTGAATGAGATGATCTCTGGACAAATATGGATATGCCAAAAAAGGATTGCTTACAGTAGCTATCCATAGCTTTTAGGATAAAATCCAGACTCTGAGGAGGGCTTATTTCCCCATGCTGAGCTAGTTGCCTGCGAGACTTTGCCCACACCTTTTATCTACCACGTGACATGCATGTGTCTGTGTCCCTCAGTAGACTAGATTAATCTCTGTTTCCCCAACCTCCAGTACAGAGCCTCTGCTAGTAAGCAATAAGTAATAGGGGACCTGATCTACACAGAACCCTGCCTtcggggcacttgagtggctcagtcagttaagcatctgccttccgctcaggtcatgatcccagccccacatcaggcttcctgctgagcaaggagcccgcttctccctcctccccattcgTGCTCTCGCTTgctatctctgttgctatctttctcaaaaaactaaagtctaaaaaaaaaaaaaaaaaaaaaaaagcacctgcCTCATCTCCTGTCACTTGCGTCCTGGCTCATGAAACACTGTGTCCTTAGCCTGCCAGGTATCACTTTGTGCACACCCTGTACCTTCATGATCCTCTTCCTGCTCCATCTCTGCCTGTCCACTGAGCAAATTCCAGCTCAGCAGTCATCATCTCAAAGAAGCCCTGGCCCAACGACAAATAGGAATTTCCTCAGGACAGCCCACTTACTGCTCTTCAACTACAAATATGATTgtaatataaatgttttcttgtttgtattttacataaatatacataagaCAGATGTGCTCATATgtgatgagtgagtgaatgaatgtagAAAATTTTTGAACTTGTAAATATATAGATCTTAAATAGATTTTCCTATTTGTGTAATGTGTGATATTAAGCATTTAAATTTACTTATACTGAATGATGATATCTAAGGACCTGTTTAgctctaaaattttattattctatttaataGTCCCATAGCCTTCAGTCACATATGTGATGTTTATGGTGGATCAAAAAGGTacagcttctttttttaaccagtgAAGAGTTCAAATAGAGTACAAAACCATGTATCGGGGACGGGGAATACTCAGAACTGCCCGGATGTTGGAGTCGGATTCTTGGGAATATTGATTCCTAAGAGTGAGAGTGAGACTCAGTGGTAGAGCGGTCCTCAGTCCCAGGCCTCTGGCTTACTGCCTCCTCTGTATACCAGCGCCCTCTGTCAGCAGGAGCTTGTGCAGCCTCACCACCTCACTCCGTCCCTGAGCACCGGATTAGTGGCAGGTGTGCCCACAGGTGTGCACTACCAGCCTGGACCTGGAAGCTGACCACCTCGACTCCTGGCCCTCCCACCTGACCTGTGCCCCTCCCTGTTCATTCCTTCCTTTACTCCTTCAGCAGGACCCCCTGGCAGCGCTTTTCCCCTCCAAGGAGCCATCTGGATGTCACCGCAGATTCTTTCAAAGTTATCCTTCATCTGGTGAAACAGAATGTCTCGGTGGTTACCAAACTATGGTTAAAGACAAGAACATAAGGAAATTCTTAAAAGTTTATGTCTACAAAAATATtaagtgttaatttttctttaggaaatatGATTTCTAGaacatattttgaaacaaattttttgTGATCTTcccctttacagaaaagaaaacgtATGGCGAATTGCTTGAAGAATTCCATCCAGTGCGTTGAAGTCTCCAAAATTCTGCCTTTGGTTTCACTGATACCAGTTATTCCTGAGTTTTGTGGAGCATGTTTCCACGATACGGGAAGTTTATGTTAATCTGTGTGTTAACACCTTATGATTAAAATGGTCATCACAAACACTCTGACTCCTTTTTATcgtaagaaaaataattcatcagAGAATGGTCAGTTTCCATTCACCAAGTTTTAAGACATTTGACAGGTTTAAAATGGAGTTTAGCTCAGAATTGGCAAGGGATAGCCTGTGAGCCAAGTCGTGTCTACTGCCAATacgttttattggaacacagccatgcttctCTGTTTCCATGTCAGTGGCTGCTTCCATGCTACAAGGGTAGAGTTGAGTGGTTGTGACAGAGACCTTATGGCCTGCAACACCGAAAGTGTTTAATATGTGGCCCATTACAGAAAAGGTTTGCCTGTTCCAGTTCCAATAGAAAGCGAGACAAAGCAAGCCAAATTATGGAGGTTTTTCTGAATCATGCAGAATAATTTGGACTTGATCCTATAGATGATGGGAAGTCACTAAAACAGTTTTAGTGGAATGACATGATCAGGTTtgtatttctgagctctctgcaGTAATCAGTATAGATTTAGTTTAAAAGGAAGAGGCTCAGGACTGGGAGGACAGAAGACTGTAATGGCAGAGGGGTCTTTGCTTGTAGATGGACCACCCTGGTGAAAGTGGGCTCAGCTGCTAACATGGTCTATAGCCACGCTTGGtgtcattaaaaggaaaaacccCATCTCCCTGCAATAAACTTACTCTTAATGACTTTTTGAATTCACGTATTTGTCCAAAAAGTTTCCAAGCTCAGATTTTATGATCAGATTAGTTTTGGGATATCAGTAAGATTATTTCTCTACATGATTTCAGATTAGAATGAATATAAGCATATGGTTTCTGGGCAAAATCAGATGAGTCCCATGTCTATTCTTTTGGGTCTCCcctgttaaaaatgaaatcatgtctGAAAAATTACTTTAGAAGCAAAGATgtatgcaagttttttttttctttaattgctaCTTCAACAAATAAAAAGTATTGTTCATTCATGCTTGGCAGGTACAAGAGTGAACCATTCATCCTAAGGGACTTTGCTCTCCCTTAGTCCTGGAGGATAAAAAGTAAGGGCTAGAGTAAATACAAggtaaggggagagggaaaaaaaatcagcctttGATAATAGCACTCACAAGCCAGGGGCTTttgattcatctttttaaattttcatgacaAATCTTGTGAGGTCAGTGATACTAtcacattttagagatgaggaattTTAGGCTCCAGTGGGTTACATAACGTCCAGGATCATGTGAATGACCTCTCAGAGAAAGGATGTGAATTTCACTTGGTCAGCTGCGAAAACTTGTGGTCTACCGTATCACAAACTGGCAGGTAATGCCGAGCTCCTCATGAACCTCTGGCCACCACCCCTGCTGGAGAGAGGAGTGAGGAGAGTTGTGAATAGCaacaagcattcttttttttttttttttttttttaaagattttatttatttatttgacagagagaaatcacaagtaggcagagaggcaggcagagagagagaggaggaagcaggctccctgctgagcagaaagcccgacgcggggcttgaacccaggacctgggatcatgacctgagccgaaggcagcggcttaacccactgagccacccaggcgccccagcaacaAGCATTCTAAAGGTGACCTGGTGCCAAGTCCACAAACTGGCGCTctgagggaggcaggaaagcaTCCCAGGACACCAAGGCGCCTTCGTATCCAGCTGCAGGTCCCAACCATTCCCATCTGCCTCAGAGCTAGTGTTCGTGTCCTCACCACACAGTCTGCCTTCTGTCACTTGAAGGGATCTGTGGAGAGCAGAAATGTAACAAACCAAGTCAGTATCAATCCCTATCACGCACCCACTGAAGTAGGAAAAATAGCACAGCAGCTCGATGGTAGCGTGGCTGCAGGAAATCTGGCCGTGCAGTAGCACCGCGAGAATGAGGTTATCAGAGCTGTGACAACAGCTAGTTTCACCTCCACGTTTTACTGACAAGAAAGCTGGACTagttgtccagggtcacacagaggTCAGTGGTAGAACTGGGGCAGAGCCCAGATTTTTTAACTTCCGCTATACCAGATCGCCTCTACAAAAACCAGGTCCCTATGTGCTGACACATGGCACAGAACTGCTGCTCTTGTCTCTGAAGGAGTTGGGCTGGTCAaagagaacacttttttttttttttttttttaaagattttatttatttatttgacagagagagatcacaagtaggcagagaggcaggcagagagagaggaggaagcaggctccccgccgagcagagagcccgacgcggggctcgatcccaggaccctgagatcatgacccgagccgaaggcagtggcttaacccactgagccacccaggcgccccaaagagaacactttttccttccttccttctctccctccttcctccctcccgtcttcctccctccctcccctcttttccttcatcccttcttcccttctttcttccttcccatattccttccttcttttttgcaAAAGTTGACACCAAGTTGGACTTTTGTTctagtttgttttaaagatttgtttatttatttgagagagagagagagcaggcgcagagggagaaggagaagtaggctccctaccgagcaggaagcctgatgctgggctccatcccaggaccctgagatcatgacctgaggtgaaggtacACGCTCAACAGacagccattcaggcacccctgtttgttcTTTAAGTGAAGTACAGTTGGCCCGGAGAGCAGGGTTTCTCTCTACCCTGCTGTCCCCGATCCCCACCTGCAGCCAGGCTGCAGAATCCTAAGGTGTGAAGGCAGCCCCCTCGCACACAGGAAGGGGATTGGACTCTAGTTAGACCAGGGCTCATTCACAGGTCAGCTCTGCCGTTCCCTGAATAACCTTGGACTCCTTTCACTTCTCAGGCccccagttttttcatctgttaaagggaATGATAGTTCCATTCGAAAATTGATATGCAAgtgattttaaactataaaaccaCTCAAGTGCCAGTAGTTATTTTTATCAGAACTGTTACTCTTCAGTGAAGAAAGGGAAATCCAGAGAACTGAGCTGACTGAGCTGATAAAACCGAGCCCTTACTGGTGGAGTCAGACCTTGAACCCAGGCTGGTGACCAAGCATTCACATACTTAACTAGTAAATGCACGCATGCATaagcacacacatatgcacgtaCATATGCATTCACGGGCCACCTTTCCTGCTATCAGCCTGCATGCAGTTCATGGCCATTACTCACCAAGCCTGGTCAAGAGAGTAAGACAAGCCTGGCCTTGAACCCTCCTGAGTCATGGCCCTAATACCTGGCAGTGAAGGTGCCTGCCTCAGACCCAGGCTGTCCCGCTCCCACTGAGTTGTCTCCCCTGGAAAGCCCCTCAGCGGACTCTGACCCCCACCAACACCAGCATTACCTTCCCTAGAGTCCAAGGCCTACATGGCCTGTCCCATTATCTCCTGGTATTTCCTTGTCACCTCCTCAG
This DNA window, taken from Lutra lutra chromosome 10, mLutLut1.2, whole genome shotgun sequence, encodes the following:
- the NDUFC2 gene encoding NADH dehydrogenase [ubiquinone] 1 subunit C2; this encodes MMDGRPGRVPLQFLPHEARSLPPPKLTDPRLAYIGFLGYCSGLLDNAIRRRPVMSAGLHRQLLYVTSFVFIGYYLLKRQDYVYAVKDHDMFAYVKSHSEDFPEKEKKTYGELLEEFHPVR